From a single Prionailurus bengalensis isolate Pbe53 chromosome A1, Fcat_Pben_1.1_paternal_pri, whole genome shotgun sequence genomic region:
- the RAB20 gene encoding ras-related protein Rab-20 — protein sequence MRKPDGKIVLLGDMNVGKTSLLQRYMERRFPDTVSTVGGAFYLKQWRSYNISIWDTAGREQFHGLGSMYCRGATAVILIYDVNHPQSLLELEDRFLGLTDTASTDCLFAIVGNKVDLVEEPAAEDQQKDGRGPGVAGRGGGVPKAPKQVQPEDAAALYRKILKYKMLDEKDVPAAEQMCFETSAKTGHNVDLLFETLFDLVVPVISRQRAQGPPQTVDITSYKTPGQTPSGCCA from the exons ATGAGGAAGCCCGACGGGAAGATCGTGCTTTTGGGGGACATGAACGTGGGCAAGACGTCGCTGCTACAGAGGTACATGGAGCGGCGCTTCCCGGACACGGTCAGCACGGTGGGCGGTGCTTTCTACCTGAAGCAGTGGCGCTCCTACAACATCTCCATCTGGGACACGGCAG GGCGGGAGCAGTTCCATGGCCTGGGTTCCATGTACTGCCGGGGAGCGACCGCGGTCATCCTCATCTACGACGTCAACCACCCGCAGAGTCTGCTGGAGCTGGAGGACAGGTTCCTGGGCCTGACGGACACAGCCAGCACTGACTGCCTCTTTGCCATCGTGGGGAACAAGGTGGACCTCGTCGAGGAGCCGGCTGCAGAGGACCAGCAGAAGGACGGGCGGGGCCCTGGGGTGGCTGGGCGTGGCGGCGGAGTGCCCAAAGCGCCCAAGCAGGTGCAGCCAGAGGACGCGGCGGCGTTGTATAGAAAGATCCTGAAGTACAAGATGCTGGACGAGAAGGATGTGCCGGCCGCTGAGCAGATGTGCTTTGAGACCAGTGCGAAAACCGGGCACAACGTGGACCTGCTGTTTGAAACCTTGTTCGACCTGGTGGTGCCTGTGATCTCGAGGCAGAGAGCCCAGGGGCCGCCGCAGACCGTGGACATCACCAGTTATAAGACGCCCGGACAGACCCCATCTGGGTGCTGTGCCTGA